GCGCCCGTCTGGACGAGCCGCGCGCCGATCTGACCGATGTCGATACGACCGACCCGGACTTCCTGCAGCAGGCTCTGGTCCCGCTGGGGGAAAGCGAAACCCATGCCGGTGACGACGTGGCCATTCTGGCGCAGGGCCCCTGGGCGCATCTGTTCACGGGCATCCTTGACCAGCAGGTGATCTATCACGTGGTCAATCACGCGCTGCAACTGGATCAGCGCGCCGCGAACTGATCGCCGGCAACCCTGTCGCGACCGCCGGTTCATCCCCGGCGGTCGTTCATGTTTTTCGCCTGACACAGGAGGCCGGTCATGGACCGCCGTGATTTCCTTGCCGTCGCGGGCGCCAGCCTTGCCATGCCCTCTCTGGTGCGGGCCGATGGGGCGACGGTGCTGCGCTTTGCCGATCTCTATGTCCGGGGGCGTCAACTGACCGATGCCGCCGCCGCGCTGGAGGGGCAGGCGGTCCAGATGACCGGCTATATGGCGCCGCCGCTGAAGCCCGAGATCGATTTCTTCGTGCTGACCCGCCGTCCGATGTCGGTCTGCCCCTTTTGCGAGACCGAGGCCGAATGGCCCATCGACATCGTGCTGGCGTTTTCGGAAAAGCCGGTCGAGGTCGTGCGCTATACCGATCTGATCCGGGTCACCGGCCGGTTCGAGACCGGCTTTGACACCGACGAGGAAACCGGCTTCGTCAGCTTTCTGCGCCTGCGCGACATCAGCTATCGCAGGCTGTGACATGAGCGGAGTTGTCATTCACGATCTGCGCTTCGAGACCGGTCCGGCGGCAAGGCGGCAAAGCATCATCCGGGTCGATGCGCTGTCGCTGGCGCCCGGGCAGATGGTCAGTCTTTCGGGAAATTCGGGGTCGGGCAAATCGACGCTGCTTTATCTGTTGTCGGGGCTTCTGGTGCCGACATCGGGTTCGGTTGTCTGGGGCGGCACCGATCTGACGAAACTGGGCGAGGCCGGTCGCGACCGCTGGCGGCGCGGGAATGCGGGTTTCGTCTTTCAGGGCTTTCACCTGATCGAAGAGCTGTCGCCGCTGGACAACGTGCTGGCGCCGGTCTGGTTCGGTCATCTGCGGACAGCCAAATGGCGAAAGCGGGCGCAGGAATTGCTGGACCGTTTCGGCGTGCCGCAGGATCGGGGCCGCGCCGGGCTGTTGTCGCGGGGCGAACAGCAGCGGGTGGCGCTGGCCCGCGCGCTGATCTTCGATCCGGCGGTGATCTTTGCCGACGAACCAACCGCCAGTCTTGATGCGGAATCGGCGCGCAAGGTCGCGCGGGCCCTGTCCGATCTGGCACGGACGGAAAACCGGCTGGTGATCGCCGCCAGCCATGACGAAGAGATGCACCGTCTGGCCGACCGGCGCATCGCCATCAGCCGTGGCCGCCTGAGCGAAGGGATACCGGCATGAACCCCTTTCCCCTGATCCTTGCCGCGTTTCGCCGCAGCAGGCTGAGCGCCATCGTCTTTATCGCCGTCATCGCGCTGACCGTGACGATGGGCATCGCGATTTCGGCGCAGGAACGCGCGCTGCGCAAGGGCAGTGGCACGGCGGCGGACGGTTTCGACCTGATCGTCGCCGCGCCGGGCAGCCATACGGACACGCTGTTTTCGGTCGTCTATCTGGACCCGGTGGCGGGCGGATTGCTGCAACCCGGCACTCTGGCCGGGCTGATGGCCGAGGACAGGGCGGATTTCGCTGCCCCCGTGGGGTTCGGCGACAGCTTTCGCGGCGATCAGGTGGTGGGCACGACCGCCAATCTGGTCGGCCATCTGAGCGGCGATCTGGCCGAGGGCCGCATGTTTGCCGACCGGTTCGAGGCGGTGGTGGGGGCGCTGTCTCCGTTGCAGACAGGCGCGGTGATCGAGATCGCGCATGGTGACGCGGGCGAGATGGGCGACGCGGATCATGCCGGGGATCACGGGCACGACCATCACGACCATCACGAGGGTCACGCCCATGATGAGCATGACGATCACGCCGATGAGCATCTGCACGATCCGGTCACCGTGGTCGGGCGGATGCAGGCAACCGGCACGCCCTGGGATCACGCCATTGTCGTGCCGATCGAATATACATGGTATTCGCACAACCTGCCGCTGGGGCATGCGCCGGGGGATCAGGACCGGATCGGCCCGCCGTTTTCGCCCGATCATCTGCCGGGGGTGCCGGCGGTGGTGGTCAAGCCGCAGAACTTTGCCGCCGCCTATGAGTTGCGGACACGTTATCGCGACGAGGGCAGCACCGCGTTTTTCCCGGCCGAGGTTCTGGTCGAGCTTTATGCCGTTCTGGGTGACGCGGCGCGGATCATGTCGGCGCTGACGCTGGCGGCGCAACTGCTGGTGGTGGTGGCGATTCTGGCCGGGTTGTTGGCGGTGCTGGACCTGCAACGCCAGC
The Paracoccus alcaliphilus DNA segment above includes these coding regions:
- a CDS encoding FtsX-like permease family protein, yielding MNPFPLILAAFRRSRLSAIVFIAVIALTVTMGIAISAQERALRKGSGTAADGFDLIVAAPGSHTDTLFSVVYLDPVAGGLLQPGTLAGLMAEDRADFAAPVGFGDSFRGDQVVGTTANLVGHLSGDLAEGRMFADRFEAVVGALSPLQTGAVIEIAHGDAGEMGDADHAGDHGHDHHDHHEGHAHDEHDDHADEHLHDPVTVVGRMQATGTPWDHAIVVPIEYTWYSHNLPLGHAPGDQDRIGPPFSPDHLPGVPAVVVKPQNFAAAYELRTRYRDEGSTAFFPAEVLVELYAVLGDAARIMSALTLAAQLLVVVAILAGLLAVLDLQRQRFAVLRALGAPGGFIFLTVWLYVWLLVMVGTVLGLPLGMLAAQVVSGLITAQTGVSMAPEIRLAELRLIGGLIGLSLLLAVVPAALIYRRPVVEALR
- a CDS encoding ABC transporter ATP-binding protein codes for the protein MSGVVIHDLRFETGPAARRQSIIRVDALSLAPGQMVSLSGNSGSGKSTLLYLLSGLLVPTSGSVVWGGTDLTKLGEAGRDRWRRGNAGFVFQGFHLIEELSPLDNVLAPVWFGHLRTAKWRKRAQELLDRFGVPQDRGRAGLLSRGEQQRVALARALIFDPAVIFADEPTASLDAESARKVARALSDLARTENRLVIAASHDEEMHRLADRRIAISRGRLSEGIPA